Within Marinomonas mediterranea MMB-1, the genomic segment ACCATTGACCATCAAGAAAACGAATCACAGTTAGGTTCGATTGGTTTAGATTGGCGAGGTGATCGAACAAAAATCTCCGCAGATATTTATCAAACAAAAGAAAATGTAGATGCACCGACTCGGGGTGTTACCGTCGCATCGGGCGTCGATATTCCTTCACCTCCTTCCACCGATACCCTTTTAAATCCAAGTTGGGCCTTTTATGAGAACGAAACGAAAGGAGCAATGATTCAAGGAGAACACGAAATCAGTAAGCAGCTTAGCGTATACGCTAAGACTGGTGTAACTAAATGGAACTATACAGGATTGAGTGCCGACAGCGCGGAAATCATCAACTCAGCTGGCGATATAGAAACAACGCTAGGTGGCGTAAGTGATGATACTAAAAGGACTGCACTCGAAATCGGCTTGAATGGCGAGTTTACAACAGGCTCCGTCATTCATGAAATCGCCACCAATGTGACTCGTTATGACGAAACATACAACTTGTATGCTGGCAGATTTGGAGGGGTCACAATCAATAGCAACATTTATAACCCTGACTGGGGAACACTCCCGGATGGTATAGACTTAAATTTCCCACTACTATTAACGACGGAAACGACCCTGACCAGCTTCGGCTTAGCCGATACGCTCTCTTTTGCGGAAGACAAATACCAACTGACATTGGGGGCGCGTCATCAGCAAGTTAAAACAGCGCAAACTGGCGGTATGTTATCAGCAGGTACTGAATACGACAAAAGTGCCGTTACACCTTCTGCTGCATTAGTCATCAAACTGACGGATGATATATCGGTCTACGCTAACTACATTGAAGGGCTTAACAAAGGGGATACAGCACCTACCACGGCTAGAGGCGGTGCTACGGTGCCTGAGAATGCTGGAGAGATCTTCTCACCGTACAAGACTAAGCAGAAGGAAGTTGGCTTAAAGCTTGATCAAGGCCTGTTTACACATACTATCAGCCTCTATGAGATTGAAAAGCCCAGTAGTTATACCGATACTGATACCAATATATTCGGCTACTATGGTGAGCAGCGCAACCGCGGACTTGAGTGGAACTTCTTTGGTTCACCGCTTGACAATCTACGTCTAATGGGTGGACTTGCGTACATCGACGCCGAACTCACTGCTACCAGTGGAGGCAGTAATGATGGCAATCAAGCGGCTGGCGTTCCCGATTGGCAAGCAAAGTTAGGGGCTGAGTGGGACACTTCATTTGTACGAAACCTAACCTTAACGGCCAATGCAAACTCTGTCTCTAGCCAATACCTGAACGCTGACAATGGAAGTTCTATTTCAGGTTACACAATCTTTGATGTGGGAGCTCGATATGCGACAACAATCGCTCAACTGCCGGTAACCATCCGAGCGAATATCAAAAACCTAGCAGATAAAGAAGCTTGGACAACAGCGAGTTATAACGATCTAGGTTTAGTAGAAGGTCGTAGCGTCAACGTTTCAGCATCAGTAAACTTCTAACATATTAAAGCTAAAACCTGTTAGATAATACAAACGTTAAGGGCTCCATTATGAATTAATGCAGCCCTTTTTTATGGGTAAAAGTGGACGAGATCAAGTACGCACAGTTCTATACATGGCCATGGTGTCAACCATTCAGTCCAATTCCATTTTTAAGGAACGGTATCAACGATGAGTCACATCAGGAAAGCCAAAAAAGTCGCGATAATTACCTGCGTCAACCTGACATCAAAAAGTAATTGCTATTTTAAATTCGATGGACAGATATGGGTCAATGTGACAAACACCAAAGGTTTAAGCTACCGATTGACACCACAGCCTCTTGCTATGTTTCATGTACGATGATGCTTTAAACTTTTAGTGTCATCGCCTTGATAACGTCTTTCGCAACTAACACCGAATCACATTGTGTCGTATCTACTAGAATGTCATAAGGTAGATGCTTCGGTGTCGTTTCATACCCATGCTTTACTTCAGACAACGTGCGATCTTCACGCGCATTTACACGCTGCTCTAAACACGCCCACTCAGCGGTTAAACCTACATAAAAAACGCGAAACTCATTTAGGTAGCCTAACAGTTCATTTGCTCGACGATCGGTAGAGACGACAACATCAAAAATCACCTTGTTACCGCAGTCCAATAGGCTCTTTACGCATGAAAATGTACCTGCCAATAGCGCATTACGGTCAAGAGTGTCCCACTTATTCTCATAATTACACCCATCTAGAATCATCTGATGCAAGGTATAAACGATGGTATCAATTGAAAAATTAAGCCAGACTTCGTGAGACAATTGCTTCTGCAATTCTTTCGCTAACTGCGTTTTGCCCACGCATGATGGACCGTCAATTACAATTAGTTGATATGACATTAAGAGTCCCTTCTATTTGGTAAGCTCTGAAACATAATGCCTAAATTAGCCGCGCGCTTTTCTGCTTCGGCTGGACTTAATAGTTAGTTTCATAAATGTACGCTCCCAAAAGCCAGCTTCAGAATCAAACGTATAGCTAGAGTTGATTTTTTGTACCTCGCTTAATATTCGGCGCTCTGTTTCCATAATTTCTGCCGAGGATCGCTCACTATAATATTCACCAATTTTAAAAATCGTTAGGCTAAGGGCTGCCCCCACTTCAAAGGCAATAATAATTCTACTGAATCCATCTTCCGCGACAATTTTCGAGTCCCCTAAAGTTGCCATAACAACTACTGAGTAATATAAGCTATTCAGATAAGTAAGAGTGAGGTCTTGAAAGTAACTAAAGAAACCGTCGAATGAGAACAAATCATAATTGTCGACAGCCTTAATCTCTCGTAGGCCGGATATCATTTGCTCTTTTGCATCGATTACTCCAATAAAAAAATAACCGCCAGCACAAAGCACTGCCAATGTAATGAAGAAGAACTTAAGCTCTTTGATTGAAGTTTCCTTTTTGCTTAGCTGTTTGATGAGATCAATTAGCAGCTTACCTATATAACCATAGAGAACAACCGCCAATAAAACTAAGATCCACCCTGCTAAAAGTGCCCTTTTGCATAAGGGATCACAAGGCCCATTACAAATACACAGGCCGTGAAAAAAAGATTCTTTGAGTAAATTCTAGTTAAGTCTTCCATTTGCTCCCCTATAAACTAACGCCAACCATAGTCAGAGCCAAAAAGCTGCATAGTGAGGTACGAGCGGCGCGGTTTTTTGCAGTCCGAGTTCATAGCATTGTTATAAGCCTTTTTCATCGGTTATCAAGCCATTAATGAATAAAGATATATCTTTCATGCCTTCTTCCATTGTCTCACTGAGAACCCCGCTTTTTGTATATACAGGAAGAATCATGCCTGATTTTTGAAATTCGTCTTGTTGGGAGAGAATCATGAGATACTCTGATAGTCGTTCTGGCTTGGTTGTTGGTCGAGACAAGTCCTTTTTAAAGGACTCTTCAAATCTAACTATCTCATCCTCATTATCAAAATCGTTTCTTTCGGCATAAACGACTCTGGCCAGCTTTTTATGAGACCATTTAAGCTTCCCCAATATTGACTTTATCTCGGTCTGAAGTTTTTGAGTACTTACTGTCCCCATTTGTCCCCCTCTCGTTTGCTAATCTCTATTTTCCATCCCAGCGGGGATGGTCAACATTTAACTTAATTAAGGAGACTAACATGTCTAAAATCAAGACTCCCATGACCTCGGCCGCTGCTGCAAGAATTCAGTCAGCCACCGCCAAAGCAAATGGCGGAAAAACCCCGAAAGGCTCTTTCGCAGCTAAGGCGCAATCGGCGGCTGCTAAAAATAGCACCAAGGCCAAATAAGGACTTACTATGCCAGACACATCAAACATGACTGACGAAGAACTTGATCTTTGGTCAGATATAAACAACCCAAACAATGACGCTGACATGGATGATTGGGCCGATGCTCACAATCCAAACAACGAGGAGTATTTAGAAGATTAAACATTAACGAGTAGCCTGCGGTACTAAAGCAGGCTACTTGCATTCTTTCGCGTTATCCCTAAATACCTCCTGAAATCTGTCTTCATCGACCTTGTAGCGGATGTAAGAAATTTCATTCATAGTTTCCTCCAAAGCGCATAAGCAAATTTTCTTTTTTGATCGATAGCCTTCATATGGAATTGCGTAACCGGAAGAATTTACACACACATCTAGTAAACTGTATTCAACACCTAACGGATATCGATTGTCAGTAACAACATACTCGATGAACTGGCTTGCACCAAATGAAACAACAGTCAGCAAAGCAGCTACTTTATAAGGCTTTGTAACCGTTATTTTCTTAATTGTTTTATTGCTGCTTCGGCACTTAATATACAGTTCTAAAAAATAACTTCTTTTGTCAGCTGTACAATCGTGAGTTCCTTTGGCTATTAATTCTTCGCTTTCATCAACATCAGATGATCGTCCTTTTAATTGGAACGACTCCTTAACTTTTCTTTTAAAACTTGAAACTAATTCAAGTAAATCAGGAGGGCCATCTCCCCCCGAATCCGGTTCTTTCCAAAGCATCGATACTATTCCCGTGATCTCTATCGCTTACAACAATTAAGGGTCATACGGCAACTTAACCGCAGTTATAACCGTCTGTTGAACTGCCGCGTCTTTACATAGGAGATTTACTTTTTTCATGGTGTGACCTCCCTGTGGCTTTGCGATGTGTTTTAGAGTGCTATTGTCTCTATATAAGACTAAGAAAACTCTTTTTTGAACGTTTTAGTTTTACCCAGATTGTAGGTAATTGGCAAGCCTAACCCCTCAGAACCTTTCACCTGATCACGGTTGTTTGAACGCCAATTAGCCAGATCTTAGTCGCTTTCGCTTCTGACAATTTGACGCGACTTAACCAATAGTGAAAAGTTAAGGGTGGCCTGTATTGCTAATATATCCGACGTGATTTCCTTGTTATATTTATGGGTAATCTACTCCCCCATTAGGTTGCTTACAGTTAGTAATTCGTTTAAATGAAAGGGACCAACCTTTAGAAAAACCATACTTTTTAAGAGCTAAAATCGCATATTCTGAGCAGGTCGGCTCAAATAAACACGAATTACGTAGTCTCTTTGGGGCGATTGCCCGGTAAAAGAGTATTAATTTTATAGATAGCCAAATCAAAGCTACTTTTCCTTACGGAATGTTATTACATAGTAACTATTTCTTTCAGCTTTCTTTCCACTAAGGGCATCGAAACAGCCAGGTTGAACATCAACACCAATACTGTCAACACGCTGAAATTCCCACCCATCAGATGCGTGTTCATTTACAACACCTTCTAAGTATGCAGCAGCTTCATTTCCTTTATGGGCCTTCATTTGAACAGCTATATTTGGTGGAATTTGAACCATTTTATATTCAAACATTAATTATTTTCCTTATATGATTTAATGCGTACTAATAAATATAATCGTCTGTTAAACTGCCGCGTCTTTATATAGGGAATTTGCTTTTTTCATGATGCGACCTCCCTGTGTCTTTGCGGTGTGTTTTCGAGTGCTCTTGTCTCTAAATCAGACGAAGAAGACTCTTTTTGAACGTTTTCTGCTCGACTATCTCTTTAGTTTTACCCAGATTGTAGGTAATTGGCAAGCCTAATCCCTCAGAACCTTTCGCCTGATCATGGTTGTTCCTTTAGTCAATTCGTTACGCCACTGAGCGCCGATTAGTCAGATCTTAGTCGCTCTCGCTTCTGACAATTTGATGCTACTTTACTGACATAGCAAGCGGATGAATCAACGAAAGTGGGAGTGTAACAAGCTAGGTGTCCTAGTATGAGCTACGGGCTGAGCTACCTGTTGGTAGATTTTCTGTTTCGAGCGAGTCACTGACCCCTCCCTAACCCTCCCCTTAAGTAAGGGGAGGGAATCTGGGACACCACTGCTACCGACCCTGAGTAAGGGGAGGAAATCTGAAACACCGCTGGCACCGACCCTGAGTAAGGGGAGGGAATCTGAGACACCGCTGGCACCGACCCTGAGTAAGGGGAGGGAATCTGAAACACCGCTGGCACCGACCCTGAGTAACGGGAAGGTATCTGAAAAGCCGCTGCGACATAAATTTCAGGCACAAAAAAGCCGAACACTAGGTTCGGCTTTCGTGACTCACTTAGGAAGTGAGTAGAATTCGTTGGTAGGTCTAAGCAGATTCGAACTGCTGACCTCTACCATGTCAAGGTAGCGCTCTAACCAACTGAGCTATAGACCTACGAATTGGTGGTTATTATACGCAGAGGAATTCGATTGGCAAGCACTAAGCTAATAATTTTTAAGGTTTTATAAACTTTTTTGTCGGCTCTGCTTTGCGTCAATTCTAATCGCGTGGTGATTCAGGCGGACGATGATTTTTCATAAAAAGATCGATCTCAGATTCGGTCAATAACCCGTCACTGTTGGTGTCAATGTCGTTAAAGTCGTTTTGCATCGGGCCACGTGTTTCGTCTAAGGAAATATAGCCATCGCCATTTTGGTCAAAGTCTGAAAAGCTAGGTGGCTTTCCTCCCATTCCTCCAGTTGGCGGTTCTGGGCGATCTTGTGCAAACGTGGAAAATGACAGGACGAGGGACGCTAATAAAATAATTCGGCTCATAATAATATTCATACTAAAAGTGGTGATAACACTCAGTATGACACTGCCCGAACCGTGACGTAATCGGCTTTTCGCAGCCTTTTCATTCCTGCGTCTTTGTTTACATTTTCACAAAGAAACGCTCAAACGCTAGCTCACTGGGACAAGCAGCTCATGCCCAATGACTTCGTCAATTTTGTCATACGGCACTTTATATTCGTTCTCACGAAAGACGACCACCACGTAATCAAAACACATTTTGATGATGGTGCAGTTTACGATGACATCGCCATCGATGACTCGGATAATATTTCGATTACGCAATGTCAGTGACATTTTTCGCCCTCTACAGTTCGCCAACTTCTTTTAGTTTTTTCTGCAACACTCGGATTTGATCGCGGTAGCCTGCTGCCAGTTCAAATTGCAGGTTCTCCGATGCTTCCATCATGTCTTTTTGCAGTTTAATAATCGCCTTACGTACTTCTGCCACATCGTCCATGCTTTCGACTTGATAGTCTTTTGAAGCCTCAGCCACTTTACGCGTTTGCTTGCCTCGACCTTTACCTGCGCCGGGGTTGTACGCGCCTTCCATGATGTCTTCTACCGATTTGGTAATGCCTTTTGGAACAATGCCGTGCTCTTCGTTAAACGCTTGCTGTTTCACACGGCGGCGGTCTGTTTCTTCAATGGCACGCCCCATTGAACCGGTAATTCTATCTGCGTATAAGATGGCTTTACCGTTCACATTACGAGCCGCTCGACCAATGGTCTGAATCAATGAACGGTCAGAGCGTAAAAAGCCTTCTTTGTCTGCGTCGAGAATCGCGACCAAACTGACTTCTGGAATATCTAAACCTTCACGAAGTAGGTTGATCCCGACCAATACATCAAACTCACCCAATCGAAGATCTCGGATGATTTCAACTCGTTCCACGGTATCAATATCTGAATGGAGGTAACGCACCCGAATGCCGTGTTCGTATAGGTAATCGGTTAAGTCTTCGGCCATACGTTTGGTCAGTGTCGTGACCAATATACGTTCGCCTGTCGGAAGACGAAGGTTAATCTCTGATAAAAGATCGTCCACCTGTGTGGCGACTGGACGAATTTCTACCTCTGGATCAATCAACCCCGTCGGTCGAACAATCTGCTCAACCACCCAATCCTGATGTTCTGCTTCGTACTTGCCGGGGGTCGCCGACACAAAAATAGTCTGCGGTTTGATCGATTCCCATTCTTCAAAGCGCATTGGTCTGTTGTCCAATGCTGACGGTAAGCGGAACCCGTATTCCACTAAGTTTTCTTTACGAGAACGGTCACCTTTATACATAGCGCCAACTTGTGGCACGGTAACGTGAGATTCATCTATCACGAGTAAGGCATTAGCAGGGAGGTAATCAAACAAGGTCGGTGGCGGTGAGCCTTCGGGGCGACCTGATAGATAACGGGAGTAGTTTTCGATACCAGAGCAATAACCCAGCTCTTGCATCATTTCTAAATCGTAATTCGTACGTTGTTCTAAACGCTGTAACTCGACGAGTTTATTCAGCGATTTAAGCTGTTCTAGTCGTTGATCGAGTTCCGTTTTTATTCTTTCAATGGCATCAACGATGGTCTCGCGAGGCGTGACATAATGAGTTTTTGGGTAGATAGTGATTCTGGGGACTTTTCGAATCGTTTTATTGGTCAATGGATCAATAATCGACAAGTTATCGACTTCGTCGTCAAACAACTCAATACGAAACGCCGTGTCTTCCGAATCAGCTGGAAACACATCAATCACGTCACCACGTACTCGAAAATTCCCTCGTTCGAACACTAAATCATTGCGCGAATACTGTAGCTCCGCTAAACGACGTAATACGGCGCGTTGATCAATTCGGTCTCCGCGATCAAGGTGAAGCATCATTTTCAAATAGGACTGCGGATCACCCAAACCGTATATGGCAGAAACCGTTGCGACGATAATAACGTCTTCGCGCTCAAGCAAGGCTTTTGTTGCAGATAAGCGCATTTGTTCAATGTGTTCGTTTACCGATGCGTCTTTCTCGATAAAGGTATCGGATGCCGCTACATAGGCTTCTGGTTGGTAGTAATCGTAGTAAGACACAAAATATTCAACGGCGTTATTTGGAAAGAACTCTTTGAACTCGCCATAAAGCTGAGCCGCCAGCGTTTTGTTGTGCGCCATGATGATGGTAGGTCGCTTTGCGTTCGCGATAACATTTGCAACCGTAAACGTTTTACCAGAGCCCGTTACACCCAACAATGTCTGATGCGCTAATCCAGCCTCTATGCCTTGAGTCAGTTTCGCAATGGCGGTTGGCTGGTCACCAGCAGGTTGATACGCTGATACTACTTCAAATTGTTGAGTCACGTCGGCTTCCTACTCTCAAGTTTGGTTCATGTTGATCACTATTATCCAACCTCCCTATCTTAGCAAAATTCGCTTTCTCGTCCGAGCTGATTCCTAAGATTGACTTAAAAAAACACTGTCTGTCGCTCTCGAACTCGCAGCGCACGCGAGGTGTCAGTTTGGTGAACTAGAAATGCACTCGAAATGTACGCTAGATCCACCATCCCATATAACCAAATCTATAGAACTAAGCCGCTTTAATAAGATATACGCATTAAATCAGGTTTTACTAATATAAAAACTTAGTATATTCTATTTAGAAATAACCTTATAACCATATTAAAGGTAATCACATGCCATTATCAGACCAACCACTTGTTACTGCTTTCTTCGACGAAGCAACGTTCACCGTGTCTTACGCCGTAACAGACCCAAAGTCTCTCGAGTGTGCCATCATTGATTCGGTGTTGGATTATGATGCCGCATCAGGCAGAACCAGCTCTGATTCTGCCGATCAAATAATCGAGCACATCAAGCAATATGACTTAACGCTAAAATGGATATTAGAAACTCACGTTCACGCTGATCACTTATCTGCGGCACCGTATCTCAAATCGAAGCTAGGTGGCGACATTGTGATCGGCGATCACATTACCACCATACAAACGACATTTGGCAGCTTGTTTAACGCTGAACCCGAGTTTTTAAGAGATGGTTCGCAGTTTGATGTTCTCGTGTCCGATGCGCAAAGCCTGCCGTTGGGCGATCTGTCCATTGAGGTCATGCACACACCTGGCCACACCCCTGCATGCGTGACCTATAACATCGGAGACGCTGCGTTTGTAGGCGACACGTTATTCATGCCTGACTACGGCACTGCACGATGTGATTTCCCCGGTGGCGATGCCAGTACCTTGTATCGATCCATACAACGTATTTTCGCCCTCCCCGACAGCACTCGACTCTTTATGTGTCATGACTACAAAGCCCCCGGTCGAGATGAGTACCAATGGGAGACGACGGTGGCTGAACAAAAGCGCTCAAATGCACACATTCATAGCGGTGTCTCCGAAGGCGAGTTTTGTGAGATGCGCACGACGAAGGACAAAACACTTAGCATGCCGAAACTGATTCTTCCCTCAGTGCAAGTAAACATGCGAGCGGGCGAGCTACCACCAGCTGAAGACAACGGCATTCGTTATTTAAAAATACCGTTAAACGCCGTTTAGAAATCAAGCAAAAGAAGCGAACCGAAATGAATATTGACCGGTATATCCCTGCCATTAGCTGGCTAAAGACCTATCAAAAGTCGGACTTTCAAGCCGACTTGGTAGCAAGCGTTATCGTCACTGTTATGCTGATCCCCCAAAGTCTTGCGTACGCCATGCTCGCAGGGTTATCGCCAGAAGTCGGTCTATACGCCAGCATTTTGCCGCTTGTGGCGTATGCTATATTTGGTTCCAGCCGCACGCTTGCCGTCGGCCCAGTGGCGGTTGTCTCTATGATGACTGGCGCCGCTGCGTTGGAGTTCGCCGCCCCCGGGACGGCAGAATATACCGCTATAACGATTCTCTTGGCGGGAACGTCTGGCCTGTTTCTGCTCGGAATGGGCATGTTAAAACTGGGGTTCTTAGCGAACCTTCTTAGCCACCCTGTCATATCGGGCTTTATCAGTGCTTCTGCGATCATCATTGCGGTCGGGCAGTTTAAGCACTTATTGGGTATTCGCGCCAATGGGCACAATTTGCCTGAGCTCATGCACTCTTTGGCGGAAAACGCTCCAAACAGTAACTATGTTACCTTTGCTCTTGGAGTAGCTTCCATTACCGTGCTCATTGGGTTTAGACGTTACTTACCTGAGATGCTACAACGCTTCGGTCTCGCTCGAAACACGAGCCAATTGGTCGCCAAAGCCTCACCTGTCTTTGTCGTTTTATTAGCAACGCTTTCGGTTATTTGGTTTGAACTGATCAAAGCGGACGTGAGTGTCGTTGGTGTCGTACCAAATGGCCTACCTGCATTCGCTTTTCCTGAGTGGGAAATGAGCACACTATCTGAACTACTTCCCTCTATTGTGCTCATTAGTATTGTAGGATTTGTTGAATCTGTGTCGGTCGCACAATCTTTTGCAGCAAAGCGACGACAAAGTATCGACCCAAACCAGGAACTTATCGGCCTTGGCGCTGCGAATATTAGCTCCGCCATGAGTACGGGCTTCCCAGTAACGGGTGGGTTCTCTCGCTCTGTGGTCAGCTTCGATGCTGGTGCTCGAACTCCTATGACAGGCATTTTAACCGCCTTATTTATCTTGATTACGCTCAGTTATTTAACCGACGCTTTTTATTATCTACCCAATGCGGTGCTTGCTGCGACTATTATTGTTTCTGTTGTACAACTTATCGATATCAAAACGTTTCTATCGGTTTGGAAGTACTCAAAACACGACGCGGCGGCGATGATCGCCACGTTTTTAGTCGTACTATTAGTCAGTGTCGAGGCGGGCATTATGACCGGCGTTGGGCTCTCGGTTATGCTATTTCTATGGCATACCAGTCACCCTCACATCGCCGTCGTCGGCAAAGTACCAGGGACAGAGCACTTTCGAAACATAAAACGGTTTGAGGTAGAAACACACCCTTCTATCATTACAGTGCGAATCGATGAGAATCTGTTTTTTGCCAATGCACGAGTTTTAGAAGACAGAGTAAATTACTTAGTTGCCCACCAGTGCGATGTTAAGCATGTTGTTCTGATGTGCACTGCTATTAATATGATTGACTCGAGTGCACTGGAAAGTATTGAAATGATCCACGCTCGGTTGCAATCAGCAGGGATAAAGCTGCACCTTTCTGAAGTCAAAGGCCCTGTCATGGACAAACTGAAGAACACCACTTTTATTCAGCATTTGTCCGGCGACATTTTTTTAACCCAACATCAAGCCGTCGAAACATTGTTAGAGGCTTCTTAGCTGAATTTGTTAGTTGAGCTTATCAGTGAAAGGAGCCACTAAACGCACTTCCCCATGCTAAACGTACTTTTCAGCAGGCACGCACATGAGGAAGTGCTGAAGAGAACAAACTAGTACAAATTAACGACTAGTCCGTTTCTTTCGCGACTCGAATAAAGCTGCGATTCTTTTCCAGTAACGATGAGCCGATGCCTTTTACATTCACGAGATCTTCGATGCTTGCAAATGCACCGTGTTCATTACGGTACGTGACAATGGCTTGGGCTTTTGAGGTTCCCACACCCTTTAATATCAACGCAAGTTCCTCTGCGGTCGCAGCATTAACGTCCAGTGGCGTTACCGCAAGTGCAGCGGTCGAGAAACACAATAGAGAGAGTAAGAGTGTGGCACACGCAGCAGTGCGCGCCCATAATTGAATGGCGGTATTTAGCATATTTTAACTTCCTTATCTGAATTCGAAACCTTCATGGTTTCACAGTAAAACGTCTTTAAAAGACACAAAAAAGCCGACTCACCTGAGTCGGCTTACGTGATAGCCTAGCTCGATTGCTCGTTTAACTCAACAGCTTACTAGAAAGATCTTCGCTTCTCGCCAGAAAAAGCAGCGCGGTAGTTGCTCAAGCTAAGCTTACACTAAGCAACACCGAGGTCTTTGTTCGTTTGCATCAACACAGCAATTGGGTCAGCGGCCTGAGTAATTGGACGACCCATGACCAAATAGTGGCTGCCCTGCACCATTGCTTCAGCGGGCGTTAAAATGCGTTTTTGATCACCTTGATCAGATCCAATAGGGCGAATTCCCGGTGTTACAAGTACAAAATCTTTGCCAAGCTCAGATGACAACATTTGAGACTCTTGTGCGGAGCAGACTACGCCGTCCATGCCAGACGACTTCGCCAAATTTGCTAGGCGCAAGACATGATCTCTTGGAGACAAATCGATACCAATTTCTTGCAAGTCCGTCTGATCCATACTCGTCAATACCGTTA encodes:
- the pyrF gene encoding orotidine-5'-phosphate decarboxylase; amino-acid sequence: MTCQSPIVVALDFPTPAQAIDMAKRLDPALCRVKVGKELFTKAGPAILDELHALGFDIFLDLKFHDIPNTVANAVSVAAKAGVWMVNVHASGGRRMMEASANALANIQDHNTLLIAVTVLTSMDQTDLQEIGIDLSPRDHVLRLANLAKSSGMDGVVCSAQESQMLSSELGKDFVLVTPGIRPIGSDQGDQKRILTPAEAMVQGSHYLVMGRPITQAADPIAVLMQTNKDLGVA
- a CDS encoding ComEA family DNA-binding protein, with product MLNTAIQLWARTAACATLLLSLLCFSTAALAVTPLDVNAATAEELALILKGVGTSKAQAIVTYRNEHGAFASIEDLVNVKGIGSSLLEKNRSFIRVAKETD